The following DNA comes from Picosynechococcus sp. PCC 7003.
GGTCGCTTAGTTCTCCCTGTTCGGCGATCGCTTCCTTAAGGAGGGCTGTTTTCACATCTACATTATTTACATAGGCCGTGTGGCGATCGTCGCTGCCGTAGATGCCACTAAATAAGCGCTTCAGGCCATATTGGTCGAGCATTTTGCGCACCTGCTGTTCTTCCCGAAGCGTCACTAGTACTAGTTTTACTCCATAGGAATGAAGCAAGGCCAAAGACCAGTTCACGCCCCCCTGCATCTTGTCGAGGTGGAGTAATGATTCGTCGTTGACGATTGTGCGGACATGGTCAAGGAAAAAGGCGATTTGCTCTTCCTGGAGCCCGGACTGCATGGCAATTTCAATATCACTGACCCGTTGGCGCTTCATTTGCCAAAATTGGTCTTTGCCGAGGTATTTGAGGGGAATAGGGATGCCCTGTTGGGCGTAAATCTGCTGAGTATACTGGAGAGCCGCTTGGTAGGTACCATAGTATCGCTCCGAAACATCGACCAGTGGCCCATCGAAGTCACAAAATAGCGTCAAACGGAGACGTCTTGCGGTGGGAGATTTCATAG
Coding sequences within:
- a CDS encoding HAD family hydrolase, with protein sequence MSIPGLFQRTAARLQTMKSPTARRLRLTLFCDFDGPLVDVSERYYGTYQAALQYTQQIYAQQGIPIPLKYLGKDQFWQMKRQRVSDIEIAMQSGLQEEQIAFFLDHVRTIVNDESLLHLDKMQGGVNWSLALLHSYGVKLVLVTLREEQQVRKMLDQYGLKRLFSGIYGSDDRHTAYVNNVDVKTALLKEAIAEQGELSDQWLMVGDTEADIIAAKNMNIPAIAVTCGIRDTAYLETYQPDHYCSDLLSVAHFLAERYGHSPKPQGHHYCLSSILT